CACAGGAGCGTAATAATAATAAAGTGCATAATATCATCGCACCGGCCCCGCGGCTGATCATTGGTAATGCCGTCATTGGTGACGCGGGACCTGGCGGGGAGTGAGCAGAGGACTGCTGTGCCTCCGAGGAGTGTGGACGCTTCCACATTACTGCAGCTGATCTCACAGGAGCATAATAATAAAGTGCATAATATCATCGCACCGGCCCCGCGGCTGAGCATTGGTAATGCTGTCATCGGTGACACGGAGCCCGGCAGGGAGTGAGCAGAGGACTGCTGTGCCTCCGAGGAGTGTGGACGCTTCCACATTACTGCAGCTGATCCCACAGgaccgtaataataataataaagtgcatAATATCATCGCACCGGCCCCGCGGCTGATCATTGGTAATGCCGTCATCGGTGACGCTGGACCTGGCAGGGAGTGAGCAGAGGACTGCTGTGCCTCTGAACAGTGTGGACGCTTCCACATTACTGCAGCTGATCTCACaggagtgtaataataataataaagtgcatAATATCATCGCATCGGCCCCGCGGCTGATCATTGGTAATGCCGTCATCGGTGGGCATGCTGCACACCCGCCACCTTAGGTCCGCAGTGAGGTACCATGCTAGGCTATCTCCCTGATACTACCGCTATCCAGTATGTTCTGGTCTCCATCTTTTTGCCTTTATCCCCTCCTGGGCCCAGTTCCGCACTTGTGTGTCGCAGGGCGGAGCACTAGGTGGCGGCGCACCAGATGGCGGAGCACTAGGTGGCGGTGCACCAGATGGCGGAGCACTAGGTGGCGGTGCACCAGATGGTGGAGCACTAGGTGGCGGTGCACCAGATGGCGGAGCACTAGGTGGCGGTGCACTAGGTGGCGGAGCACCACGTGGCGGTGCACTAGGTGGCGGAGCACCACGTGGCGGTTACACAAGCTATCTACAGCGGTTCTTCTCGTATTGCTCTGGTTTATTTCACCATGTAATAAAGATGCCGCACACAATGAGGAGCAGATTGGCCCTGCATGAGCAGCCGTACGTCTTCGGAGGCTCCTTCTCGCTGTAATAATCGTACAGCACACCTtctgctccctccttcactgctGATCGGAAGTGCTGCAGTGTGCGATCTACCGTAGTGATGGCAGGAATGAAGGGTCGCCCTGCCTGCACCGTCCGTGCTGAAATCCAGTGACTATAGTATGAGGTGCGAGTGTAGAGGGCAGGAATGTACGGCCTCATCCCTGCACCGGACAGGACTCCTGCCAGCAGCCATTGCTcctttacccagcatgccaccgggcTACCAGCAGTCCCCTAAAGAGGAAGCGCACACACTGAGGAAGACTAAGCACTCACATCTGTTACATCAAATATGATCTGCTAGTGCTCATAAATATCTTACCCAACAGCCAGGACCATGAAGACCTCGATGGATGCAGCATTCCGTTGACTCTGTCTTTTGTAGAGGGCAAGGGTTCATGTTGTCCACAGACAGTCTGCACCAAGATGTGGAGAATGACCGTCCTGCCGGAGAAGAGAGTGGTGACCCTGAGCGTCCTGCCGGAGGAGAGAGTGGTGACCCTGAGCGTCCTGCCGGAGGAAAGAGCGGTGACCCTGAGCGTCCTGCCGGAGGAGAGAGCGGTGACCCTGAGCGTCCTGCCGGAGGAGAGAGTGGTGACCCTGAGCGTCCTGCCGGAGAAGAGAGTGGTGACCCTGAGCGTCCTGCCGGAGGAGAGAGTGGTGACCCTGAGCGTCCTGCCGGAGGAAAGAGCGGTGACCCTGAGCGTCCTGCCGGAGGAGAGAGTGGTGACCCTGAGCGTCCTGCCGGAGGAGAGAGCGGTGACCCTGAGCGTCCTGCCGGAGGAGAGAGTGGTGACCCTGAGCGTCCTGCCGGAGAAGAGAGTGGTGACCCTGAGCGTCCTGCCGGAGGAGAGAGTGGTGACCCTGAGCGTCCTGCCGGAGGAAAGAGCGGTGACCCTGAGCGTCCTGCCGGAGGAGAGAGTGGTGACCCTGAGCGTCCTGCCGGAGGAGAGAGTGGTGACCCTGAGCGTCCTGCCGGAGGAGAGAGTGGTGACCCTGAGCGTCCTGCCGGAGGAGAGAGTGGTGACCCTGAGCGTCCTGCCGGAGGAGAGAGTGGTGACCCTGAGCGTCCTGCCGGAGGAAAGAGCGGTGACCCTGAGCGTCCTGCCGGAGGAGAGAGTGGTGACCCTGAGCGTCCTGCCGGAGGAGAGAGCGGTGACCCTGAGCGTCCTGCCGGAGGAGAGAGCGGTGACCCTGAGCGTCCTGCCGGAGGAGAGAGCGGTGACCCTGAGCGTCCTGCCGGAGGAGAGAGCGGTGACCGTGAGCGTCCTGCCGGAGGAGAGAGTGGTGACTGAGCGTTCTGCCGGAGGAAAGAGCGGTGACCCTGAGCGTCCTGCCGGAGGAGAGAGTGGTGACCCTGAGCGTCCTGCCGGAGGAGAGAGCGGTGACCCTGAGCGTCCTGCCGGAGGAGAGAGTGGTGACTGAGCGTCCTGCCGGAGGAGAGAGTGGTGACTGAGCGTCCTGCCGGAGGAGAGAGTGGTGACCCTGAGCGTCCTGCCGGAGGAGAGAGTGGTGACCGTGAGCGTCCTGCCGGAGGAGAGAGTGGTGACCGTGAGCGTCTGGCCGGAGGAGAGAGTGGTGACCCTGAGCGTCCTGCCGGAGGAGAGAGTGGTGACCGTGAGCGTCTGGCCGGAGGAGAGAGCGGTGACCCTGAGCGTCCTGCCGGAGGAGAGAGTGGTGACCGTGAGCGTCTGGCCGGAGGAGAGAGTGGTGACTGAGCGTTCTGCTACTGACCCACTAAGAGTTTCTCTTTCATTCTCTTATTTGCACCCTCTGGGAGATCCTCTGTCACACTCCCACCTGCATAcgttggcacggtggctcagtggttagcactgcagtcttgtggtggctcagtggttagcactgcagtcttgcagcgcttgggtcctgggttcaaatcccaccaaggacaatatctgcaggagtttgtatgttctccccgtgtttgcgtgggtttcctccaggttctctggtttcctcccacactccaaagacatacagatagggactctagattgtccatggggacagtgatgccaatgtatgtaaagcgatgcggaattaatagcgttatataaatgaataaatatattaatatCCTCTGGGAGATCCTCTGTCGCCCTCTCTCCTGCGTCCTCTGGGAGATCCTCTGTCGCCCTCTCTCCTGCGTCCTCTGGGAGATCCTCTGTCGCCCTCTCTCCTGAGTCCTCTGGGAGATCCTCTGTCGCCCTCTCTCCTGCGTCCTCTGGGAGATCCTCTGTCTCCCTCTCACCTGAGTCCTCTGGGAGATCCTCTGTCTCCCTCTCACCTGAGTCCTCCGGGAGATCCTCTGTCGCCCTCTCACCTGAGTCCTCTGGGAGATCCTCTGTCGCCCTCTCACCTGAGTCCTCTGGGAGATCCTCTGTCGCCCTCTCACCTGAGTCCTCTGGGAGATCCTCCGTCTCCCTCTCACCCGAGGCCTCTGGGGGATCCTCTGTCTCCCTCTCACCCGAGTCCTCTGGGAGATCCATTGTCGCCCTCTCACCCGAGTCCTCTGGGAGATCCATTGTCGCCCTCTCACCCGAGTCCTCTGGGAGATCCTCTGTCGTCCTCTCACCCGAGTCCTCTGGGAGATCCTCTGTCGCCCTCTCACCCGAGTCCTCTGGGAGATCCTCTGTCGCCCTCTCACCCGAGTCCTCTGGGAGATCCTCTGTCGCCCTCTCACCCGAGTCCTCTGGGAGATCCTCTGTCGCCCTCTCACCCGAGTCCTCTGGGAGATCCTCTGTCGCCCTCTCACCCGAGTCCTCTGGGAGATCCTCTGTCGCCCTCTCACCCGAGTCCTCTGGGAGATCCTCTGTCGCCCTCTCACCCGAGTCCTCTGGGAGATCCTCTGTCGCCCTCTCACCCGAGTCCTCTGGGAGATCCTCTGTCGCCCTCTCACCCGAGTTCTCTGGGAGGTCCTCTGTCGCCCTCTCACCCGAGTCCTCTGGGAGGTCCTCTGTCGCCGTCTCATCCGAGTCCTCTGGGAGATCCTCTGTCGCCCTCTCACCCGCGTCCTCTGGGAGGTCCTCTGTCGCCCTCTCACCCGCGTCCTCTGGGAGGTCCTCTGTCGCCCTCTCACCCGAGTCCTCTGGGAGATCCTCTGTCGCCCTCTCACCCGAGTCCTCTGGGAGGTTCTCTGTCGCCGTCTCACCCGAGTTCTCTGGGAGATCCTCTGTCGCCGTCTCACCCGAGTTCTCTGGGAGATCCTCTGTCGCCGTCTCACCCGAGTTCTCTGGGAGATCCTCTGTCGCCCTCTCACCCGCGTCCTCTGGGAGGTTCTCTGTCGCCGTCTCATCCGAGTCCTCTGGGAGATCCTCTGTCGCCCTCTCACCCGCGTCCTCTGGGAGGTTCTCTGTCGCCCTCTCACCCGCGTCCTCTGGGAGGTCCTCTGTCGCCGTCTCATCCGAGTCCTCTGGGAGATCCTCTGTCGCCCTCTCACCCGCGTCCTCTGGGAGGTTCTTTGTCGCCCTCTCACCCGCGTCCTCTGGGAGGTCCTCTGTCGCCCTCTCACCCGAGTCCTCTGTCGCCCTCTCACCTGCATCCTTTGGGTCCGTCCATCCTGACACCACGCAGTTCTTAAGTGCAGTGAGATGAAGATCCAAATTGGTGAAACAAATGGGTTGAACTCCACGGCCAAAGGTAATCTTGTCCCTGGTCAAGAGCAGCATCAGATCGTTCCGGAGATACGTTATGTTGAATTCCTCGTGTATAATCACCTTTTTGATGGCGTATGACGTTCTGCGGAGTGGGTATAGCCTGCCTAGCTCTGTGCTTCCCACCAGCACAGAGAGATCCTGCCTGAGGACAGAGGGatatatgtttatatgtgtgtataCCCTCCTCAACACTGACATTACAGCACCAAGAAGGGGTGAACGATGGGGATCACCACATGGAGATGTCACTGATCTGTCCAGATGTCTCCAGTCTGGAGTCTCAGCCTCGtgcagaagtcctggcacttccagCCTCAGCTGccatcagtgaggttattaatggtcgtctgaggaaggttctgctgctGAAAGTACAAATCATCTGGATCCGCTGCAGGCAGCTCCTGTGTGATCACCGAGCAATGACGTCCCCGATGTGCTGCAGCTACAGGAGACAAGTCCGAAGACACTACAGCCATGGAAGACAGGTcctgagatgctgcagccatgggagatggGTCAGGAGATGATGCAGCCATGGGTGATGGGAGAGGAGATGATGCAGCCATGGGAAACGGGTCCTGTgatactgcagccatgggagacgggTCCTGTgatactgcagccatgggagacgtctctctgtggctgcagcatctcagaagctaagtccagagacactgcagccacaggagaaCATTTAGGTCTTGTAGGCTGGTCATGGTAGTACGAGGAACATGTGGCCTGGATTGTTGTGATGATTAGCTCCTGGGagactttggagaaatggccgtaCCTCTGGTTCCACTAACAAATCAATGTAACACCAAGCTGTTAGTACCTGGAATGAGGGGTAGAAGGGTCCGGCTACCGAAGATTATGCCCcattccaccataatcctggcagtAGGACCAAGGTTACGTTCCCTCATGAAGCTACTTCATGGCGTTACCACATGGTCTCGTCAGATTACAAGAATGGCGTTACATTCCAAGCCTAAGGTGTCTACACAAGTATCAGGAGGCATCTGCACGACACTTGGGTACAAGGTGTTCAGCTATGGTGATGCATGACCCCATATCACAGCGCTCACAGCACATCAGGATGTAAGGACAGACGGCAATGGAGGCTTGAGCGGAGGTCCGTCCTCTGCAGCGATGACTCCGGCTTCTGTCTAGCATGCAATGATGGTTGGAAATTTGGTCTGGAGAGCTCAGGAGAACGCCATGAAGA
The sequence above is drawn from the Anomaloglossus baeobatrachus isolate aAnoBae1 unplaced genomic scaffold, aAnoBae1.hap1 Scaffold_86, whole genome shotgun sequence genome and encodes:
- the PRSS54 gene encoding inactive serine protease 54, yielding MRPEAVVAVLMSWTFFIRGGSASRCGPSDPLSSELFPWLVSVQSHGSHIAGGAIISGFWIVTAPSAVPLRQDLSVLVGSTELGRLYPLRRTSYAIKKVIIHEEFNITYLRNDLMLLLTRDKITFGRGVQPICFTNLDLHLTALKNCVVSGWTDPKDAGRSFSTSWCRLSVDNMNPCPLQKTESTECCIHRGLHGPGCWGTAGSPVACWVKEQWLLAGVLSGAGMRPYIPALYTRTSYYSHWISARTVQAGRPFIPAITTVDRTLQHFRSAVKEGAEGVLYDYYSEKEPPKTYGCSCRANLLLIVCGIFITW